From Streptomyces sp. TLI_235, a single genomic window includes:
- a CDS encoding nucleotide-binding universal stress UspA family protein has product MASASRRRPIVLGVDARGPVQLATSWAADEADRRGLPLLLVHAVPRLTTDLRGFEKRYREELHHNGSQMLDQAAALAGERHPGLEVTSTLLDGNPGQVLCRESKQAELVVLGSRRLSRTEEFLSTYSVAVPVSAQAVCPVVVVRGPEHITQDPPYFVVGVDGSPSSAAAVDVAFDLAARRGAGLRAIWVWQSQLIARVDEHAAVQTLRRLLTETTAGHASRYPDVRLTHEVIRGHPVEELARASEHALAVVVGRRGHGGFTGMRLGSVPHGLLHHAHCPVVTVPRPACEPSA; this is encoded by the coding sequence ATGGCATCCGCCAGCAGACGCCGTCCGATCGTCCTCGGTGTCGACGCCCGAGGTCCCGTTCAGCTCGCGACATCCTGGGCCGCCGACGAGGCTGATCGGCGAGGACTGCCGTTGCTGCTGGTCCATGCCGTTCCCCGGCTGACCACAGACCTGCGCGGCTTCGAGAAGCGCTACCGCGAGGAACTCCACCACAACGGCAGCCAGATGCTCGACCAGGCTGCAGCGTTGGCAGGCGAGCGACACCCCGGCCTGGAGGTGACCAGCACCCTGCTGGACGGCAACCCGGGCCAGGTGCTGTGCCGTGAGTCGAAGCAGGCCGAACTCGTCGTGCTCGGCTCGCGCCGGCTTTCCCGCACGGAGGAGTTCCTCAGCACCTACTCGGTGGCCGTCCCGGTCAGTGCCCAGGCCGTCTGCCCGGTGGTCGTGGTGCGCGGGCCCGAGCACATCACCCAGGACCCGCCCTACTTCGTGGTCGGAGTGGACGGCAGCCCGTCGTCGGCCGCCGCGGTCGACGTCGCCTTCGACCTGGCGGCCCGGCGGGGGGCCGGCCTGCGCGCCATCTGGGTGTGGCAGTCGCAACTGATCGCCCGCGTCGACGAACATGCGGCCGTCCAGACGCTGCGGCGGCTCCTGACCGAGACCACAGCCGGCCATGCCAGCAGGTACCCCGACGTGAGACTGACCCACGAGGTGATCCGCGGCCACCCCGTGGAGGAACTGGCCAGGGCCTCTGAGCACGCACTCGCCGTCGTGGTCGGGCGTCGCGGACACGGCGGATTCACCGGCATGCGGCTCGGCTCCGTGCCGCACGGCCTCCTGCACCACGCCCACTGTCCGGTCGTCACCGTGCCCCGGCCGGCCTGCGAGCCGAGCGCATGA